From Sphingomonas bisphenolicum, one genomic window encodes:
- the wecC gene encoding UDP-N-acetyl-D-mannosamine dehydrogenase gives MPVDAKQKVSVIGLGYIGLPTAALIARGGAQVVGVDVSAHVVETVNSGRVHIEEVDLDGLVQGVVARGKLRASLEVEESDVFIIAVPTPVSEDRAPDISYVLNAARTIAPVLKAGDTVILESTSPVGTTESMRDVIGTIRPDLKMPGTGVAGDIAIAYCPERVLPGRILVELIDNDRCIGGITPRCARKALGFYRQFVRGACITTTARAAEMVKLVENSFRDVNIAFANELSVIAENMDIDVWEVIRLANRHPRVNILSPGPGVGGHCIAVDPWFIVHGDPENARIIRTAREVNDGKTDYVVAKASDMIDVFAGEDVACLGLAFKANIDDFRESPAVKVAARLARRYGRRVKLVEPYAQALPMEFAGTGAELIDLDTALEQCGVFVILVDHDMFKSVPVDERAGKAVYDTRGIWPDQPRRLAEPAPDRLAV, from the coding sequence ATGCCCGTCGACGCAAAGCAGAAGGTTTCCGTCATTGGCCTTGGCTATATCGGCCTGCCGACCGCCGCGTTGATCGCGCGTGGCGGCGCGCAGGTGGTGGGTGTCGACGTCAGCGCCCACGTGGTCGAAACGGTCAATAGCGGTCGCGTCCATATCGAAGAAGTCGACTTGGACGGCCTGGTGCAGGGGGTCGTCGCACGCGGCAAGCTCCGTGCGAGCCTGGAGGTGGAAGAAAGCGACGTCTTCATCATCGCCGTGCCGACCCCGGTGTCGGAAGATCGGGCGCCGGACATCTCCTATGTCCTGAACGCCGCGCGCACGATCGCTCCGGTACTCAAGGCCGGCGACACCGTGATCCTCGAATCCACATCTCCCGTCGGCACGACCGAATCGATGCGCGACGTGATCGGCACCATCCGTCCCGACCTCAAGATGCCCGGCACCGGCGTGGCCGGCGACATCGCCATCGCCTATTGCCCGGAACGCGTGCTGCCTGGCCGCATCCTGGTCGAACTGATCGACAACGACCGCTGCATCGGCGGCATCACGCCGCGTTGCGCGCGCAAAGCGCTGGGCTTCTATCGCCAGTTCGTCCGCGGCGCCTGCATCACCACCACCGCCCGCGCGGCCGAAATGGTCAAACTGGTCGAAAACAGCTTCCGCGACGTCAATATCGCCTTCGCCAATGAATTGTCGGTGATCGCGGAGAATATGGACATCGACGTGTGGGAAGTGATCCGCCTCGCCAACCGCCATCCGCGCGTCAATATCCTCTCGCCCGGTCCTGGCGTCGGCGGTCATTGCATCGCCGTCGATCCCTGGTTCATCGTCCATGGCGACCCGGAAAATGCCCGCATCATCCGTACTGCGCGCGAAGTGAATGACGGCAAGACCGACTATGTCGTGGCGAAGGCGTCCGACATGATCGACGTCTTCGCCGGCGAAGACGTCGCCTGCCTCGGCCTCGCCTTCAAGGCGAATATCGACGATTTCCGCGAAAGCCCCGCGGTGAAGGTCGCGGCGCGGCTGGCGCGTCGCTATGGTCGCCGCGTCAAGCTGGTCGAACCCTATGCGCAGGCGCTGCCGATGGAATTTGCCGGGACGGGGGCCGAACTGATCGATCTCGATACGGCACTGGAACAATGTGGCGTTTTCGTCATTCTTGTCGATCATGACATGTTCAAATCTGTCCCCGTCGATGAACGCGCCGGCAAGGCTGTTTATGACACCAGAGGAATCTGGCCCGATCAGCCGCGTCGCCTGGCGGAACCGGCGCCCGACCGTCTCGCCGTCTGA
- the purQ gene encoding phosphoribosylformylglycinamidine synthase subunit PurQ has product MKSAVIVFPGSNCDRDLAVAFEAATGSKPAMVWHRDTELPDDIDLIGVPGGFSYGDYLRSGAMAARSPVMQAVAKAATRGAFVLGICNGFQVLTESGLLPGALLRNAGGHFVCRDVALTVENAQSAFTSRYAAGEAIRYPVAHHDGNYFADDATLDRLEGEGRVALRYAESVNGSARNIAGILNDAGNVLGMMPHPERVIEPAHGATDGKRLFQGLVEGLMARA; this is encoded by the coding sequence ATGAAAAGCGCCGTCATCGTCTTTCCGGGCAGCAATTGCGACCGCGACCTGGCGGTGGCGTTCGAGGCTGCGACCGGTAGCAAGCCCGCCATGGTGTGGCACCGCGACACGGAGCTGCCCGACGACATCGACCTGATCGGCGTGCCGGGCGGCTTTTCCTATGGCGATTATCTACGGTCCGGCGCGATGGCGGCCCGTTCGCCGGTGATGCAGGCGGTGGCGAAGGCGGCGACACGCGGCGCTTTCGTGCTGGGCATCTGCAACGGCTTCCAGGTGCTGACCGAAAGCGGCCTGCTGCCCGGCGCGCTGCTGCGCAACGCCGGCGGCCATTTCGTGTGCCGCGATGTCGCCCTGACGGTCGAGAATGCACAGAGCGCCTTCACCAGCCGCTATGCGGCGGGCGAAGCGATCCGCTATCCGGTGGCGCATCATGACGGCAATTATTTCGCCGACGATGCGACGCTCGACCGGCTGGAAGGCGAAGGGCGCGTGGCGCTGCGCTATGCGGAGAGCGTGAACGGATCGGCCCGCAACATCGCCGGTATCCTGAACGATGCCGGCAATGTGCTGGGCATGATGCCGCATCCCGAGCGGGTGATCGAACCGGCCCATGGCGCGACCGACGGCAAGCGCCTGTTCCAGGGGCTGGTCGAAGGGCTGATGGCGCGGGCCTGA
- the purC gene encoding phosphoribosylaminoimidazolesuccinocarboxamide synthase — MARRRQIYEGKAKILYEGPEPGTIIQYFKDDATAFNAQKKGTISGKGVLNNRISEHIFTLLGQIGVPTHFIRRLNMREQLVRQVEIVPIEVVVRNVAAGSLSKKLGIEEGTQLPRTLIEYCYKDDALGDPLISEEHIACFGWATQDEMHDIADMAIRINDFMCGLFAGIGIRLVDFKLEFGRLYDGEYSRVILADEISPDGCRLWDMATNEKLDKDRFRRDLGGEVEAYQEVARRLGLLPEGLDTTVLDLDTHRKKREKD; from the coding sequence ATGGCCCGTCGCCGCCAGATTTACGAAGGCAAGGCAAAGATCCTTTACGAAGGCCCCGAGCCCGGCACGATCATTCAATATTTCAAGGATGACGCCACTGCCTTCAATGCCCAGAAAAAGGGCACGATTTCGGGCAAGGGCGTGCTGAACAACCGGATTTCCGAGCATATCTTCACCCTGCTCGGCCAGATCGGCGTGCCGACCCACTTCATCCGCCGCCTCAACATGCGCGAACAACTGGTTCGCCAGGTCGAGATCGTGCCGATCGAGGTCGTGGTGCGCAACGTCGCCGCCGGGTCGCTCAGCAAGAAGCTGGGCATCGAGGAAGGCACGCAACTCCCCCGCACGCTGATCGAATATTGCTACAAGGACGATGCGCTGGGCGACCCGCTGATCTCCGAAGAGCATATCGCCTGCTTCGGCTGGGCGACGCAGGACGAGATGCACGACATCGCCGACATGGCGATCCGTATCAACGACTTCATGTGCGGCCTGTTCGCGGGCATCGGCATCCGCCTGGTCGATTTCAAACTGGAATTCGGTCGCCTCTATGACGGCGAATATAGCCGCGTCATCCTGGCCGACGAGATCAGCCCGGACGGCTGCCGCCTGTGGGACATGGCGACCAACGAGAAGCTGGACAAGGATCGCTTCCGCCGCGACCTGGGCGGCGAAGTCGAGGCTTATCAGGAGGTTGCGCGCCGTCTTGGCCTGCTGCCCGAAGGGCTGGACACAACCGTCCTCGACCTCGACACCCATCGCAAGAAGCGCGAAAAGGACTGA
- a CDS encoding GumC family protein, producing the protein MGLPAFPTRDDADGRGEGFNARLSVAAARCWLVLRRHRIILFVTMALCLLAGAIFILTSTPDYRATASVEVEDVPAGAAGSAAAQRAGTANDTETLMQTELEVLRSRALAEEVARDLALVGTPTFFKGMDEVRPAEGVGTLSQRQVEQDMVVRLLRDNLEVELPGKSRVLRISFVSADPVLSARVANSYADSLIRADLKRGFESGVQARRFLLGELDGARNDLARAERDMAVYAARTGTPVQPGEESKPVKPAAPDGSVATRLAQLNAFRAQAAADRIAAQKRWESARRASADTLPEVLGNGAMQQIMADRAQARAAVAEERQFRKDAHPEMREARAKLAALDEQADSMANTIRASLREQYDVAVRGEDQIAREIAQLEQQAQVEQGRDVQMGIMERSVDTYRMLHDSLLQRYRDMASQAGFQAGRIQPLDRAAVPARPFSPRIGVILLLASLGGLALGLLLVAARHMFDDAVTSADTLAERVGLPLLGAVPVTGDNPQPAEIFTPIAASLLLASADGLPRSILVTSAQEGEGKSLTLHALALALAGLGKSVLVIDGDMRRPVQHRLFCLSPARGISEVLTGQAMAQDVIVDTGVAGVALLPCGTLPPNPSELLSTPALDGLLTAVRDRYDTVLIDAPPILGIGDAPLLAAKAQASLLVVEWGRNHHGGLRAAVERLRRSGGAIIGAILTKQQGRAMDYDYHRGG; encoded by the coding sequence ATGGGTCTTCCTGCTTTCCCGACGCGTGACGATGCGGATGGCCGCGGCGAGGGTTTCAATGCCCGCCTGTCGGTCGCCGCCGCGCGCTGCTGGCTGGTCTTGCGCCGGCACCGCATCATCCTGTTCGTCACCATGGCGCTCTGCCTGCTGGCCGGCGCGATCTTCATCCTGACATCGACGCCCGATTATCGCGCGACCGCCTCGGTCGAGGTGGAGGATGTGCCGGCCGGCGCGGCCGGTTCCGCCGCCGCCCAGCGCGCCGGCACGGCCAACGACACCGAAACGCTGATGCAGACCGAATTGGAGGTCTTGCGCAGCCGGGCGCTGGCGGAGGAAGTTGCGCGCGATCTGGCGCTGGTCGGCACGCCGACCTTCTTCAAGGGCATGGACGAGGTCCGGCCGGCCGAGGGCGTCGGGACGTTGTCGCAGCGCCAGGTGGAACAGGACATGGTCGTGCGGCTGCTGCGCGACAATCTGGAGGTCGAACTGCCCGGCAAGTCGCGGGTGCTGCGGATCAGCTTCGTCAGCGCCGATCCGGTGCTGTCGGCGCGCGTGGCCAACAGCTATGCCGACAGCCTGATCCGCGCCGATCTGAAGCGCGGCTTCGAATCCGGCGTGCAGGCGCGCCGCTTCCTGCTGGGAGAACTGGATGGCGCGCGCAACGATCTGGCGCGGGCGGAGCGCGACATGGCTGTCTATGCCGCGCGCACGGGCACGCCGGTCCAGCCGGGCGAAGAGAGCAAGCCGGTCAAACCTGCCGCGCCCGACGGATCGGTCGCGACGCGCCTGGCCCAACTTAACGCCTTTCGTGCTCAGGCCGCGGCCGATCGCATCGCGGCGCAGAAACGCTGGGAAAGCGCGCGGCGCGCCAGCGCCGATACGCTGCCTGAAGTGTTGGGCAACGGGGCGATGCAGCAGATCATGGCCGATCGCGCCCAGGCCCGCGCGGCGGTCGCCGAAGAACGGCAGTTCCGCAAGGACGCGCACCCCGAAATGCGGGAAGCGCGGGCGAAGCTGGCGGCGCTGGACGAGCAGGCCGATTCCATGGCCAACACCATCCGCGCGTCGCTGCGCGAACAATATGACGTGGCGGTGCGCGGCGAGGATCAGATCGCCAGGGAAATCGCGCAGCTCGAACAACAGGCGCAGGTTGAGCAGGGCCGCGATGTCCAGATGGGCATCATGGAACGCTCGGTCGATACCTATCGTATGCTGCACGACAGCCTGCTCCAGCGCTATCGCGACATGGCGTCCCAGGCAGGCTTCCAGGCTGGTCGCATCCAGCCGCTCGATCGCGCGGCGGTGCCGGCGCGGCCCTTTTCGCCGCGCATTGGCGTGATCCTCCTGTTGGCATCGCTCGGCGGGCTGGCGCTCGGGCTGCTGCTGGTGGCGGCGCGCCACATGTTCGACGACGCCGTGACCTCCGCCGACACGCTGGCGGAACGGGTCGGCCTGCCCTTGCTGGGCGCGGTGCCGGTGACCGGCGACAATCCCCAGCCGGCGGAGATATTCACCCCGATCGCGGCGTCTTTGCTGCTCGCGTCGGCCGATGGCCTGCCGCGATCGATCCTCGTCACCAGCGCGCAGGAGGGGGAGGGCAAGTCGCTGACCCTCCATGCGCTGGCGCTGGCGCTGGCGGGCCTCGGTAAGTCGGTGCTGGTAATCGACGGCGACATGCGCCGTCCGGTGCAGCATCGCCTGTTCTGCCTGTCCCCCGCGCGCGGCATCAGCGAAGTGCTGACCGGTCAGGCCATGGCGCAGGATGTGATCGTGGACACCGGCGTCGCGGGCGTGGCGCTGCTGCCTTGCGGCACCCTGCCGCCCAATCCGTCGGAACTGCTGTCGACCCCGGCGCTGGACGGCCTGCTCACGGCGGTGCGCGACCGTTATGATACGGTGTTGATCGATGCCCCGCCGATCCTCGGTATCGGCGATGCTCCCTTGCTGGCGGCCAAGGCGCAGGCCAGCCTGCTGGTGGTCGAATGGGGCCGCAACCATCATGGCGGCTTGCGCGCAGCGGTGGAGCGTTTGCGGCGCAGCGGCGGCGCGATCATCGGCGCCATCCTGACAAAGCAGCAGGGCCGGGCGATGGATTACGACTATCACCGCGGCGGGTGA
- a CDS encoding sulfite exporter TauE/SafE family protein, which yields MNPDTLYYICAIIAVTLAGLAKGGFAGIGALAMPVMALAVDPVRGAAILLPILILQDAVSVWVYRHSWDGGILKVMLPGAAVGIGLGYAFAARVPETAVLGVLGAISVLFGLQRLWIERGTAVVLPSDSPGWIGFLFGIGSGFTSHIAHAGSPPFQMWVLPKRLPRDMLVGTTALAFAAMNWMKLPAYAALGQFTHANLMATAMLAPVAILSTFAGVALVRRVDPARFYTLIYVLMVLLGIKLIADALMA from the coding sequence ATGAACCCCGATACGCTCTATTATATATGCGCCATCATCGCCGTCACCCTTGCGGGCCTCGCCAAGGGCGGTTTTGCCGGCATCGGCGCACTGGCCATGCCGGTGATGGCGCTCGCCGTCGATCCGGTCCGCGGCGCTGCCATCCTGCTGCCGATCCTGATCCTGCAGGATGCCGTCAGTGTCTGGGTCTATCGCCACAGTTGGGATGGCGGCATCCTCAAGGTCATGCTGCCCGGCGCCGCGGTCGGCATCGGCCTTGGCTATGCCTTCGCGGCGCGGGTGCCGGAAACCGCCGTGCTGGGTGTGCTCGGCGCGATCTCCGTGCTGTTCGGGTTGCAGCGCCTGTGGATCGAACGCGGCACGGCCGTGGTGCTGCCGTCGGATTCGCCCGGCTGGATCGGCTTCCTGTTCGGCATCGGCAGCGGCTTCACCAGCCATATCGCCCATGCCGGGTCGCCGCCCTTCCAGATGTGGGTGCTGCCCAAGCGGTTGCCCCGCGACATGCTGGTGGGGACGACCGCGCTCGCCTTTGCCGCGATGAACTGGATGAAGCTGCCCGCCTATGCCGCGCTCGGACAGTTCACCCACGCCAATCTGATGGCGACGGCGATGCTGGCGCCGGTGGCGATCCTGTCGACCTTCGCCGGGGTGGCGCTGGTGCGGCGGGTCGATCCCGCCCGCTTCTATACGCTCATCTACGTGCTGATGGTGCTGCTGGGCATCAAACTGATCGCCGACGCGCTGATGGCGTAG
- a CDS encoding polysaccharide biosynthesis/export family protein, whose translation MKRGNSINRSIAALIACGLLGACATVEDAPRGEAAYAAIPPPPAIGMDYRIAPDDVLRIQVYHEPGLSLEDAQVTAAGMIRMPLIGDVSVAGLTAGEAGDVIAGRLGERYLVSPQVTLFVKQAVGRRVTLDGEVREPGLYPVEGRLTLLQAIALAKGPTRLAGLNQVVVVRQLDGQRQAALFDLAAIRKGRAPDPEILPGDMVIVGLSRAKAIVGGALLAVPALATGFIALDGNR comes from the coding sequence ATGAAGCGCGGAAACAGCATCAACCGATCGATTGCAGCGCTGATCGCGTGCGGGTTGCTGGGTGCGTGCGCGACCGTAGAGGATGCGCCGCGCGGGGAGGCCGCCTATGCCGCAATTCCGCCGCCGCCGGCGATCGGTATGGATTATCGCATTGCGCCGGACGATGTGCTGCGCATTCAGGTCTATCACGAGCCGGGTCTGTCATTGGAAGATGCGCAGGTTACGGCGGCGGGCATGATCCGCATGCCGCTGATCGGCGACGTGTCGGTCGCGGGACTGACCGCCGGCGAAGCGGGCGACGTCATCGCCGGGCGGCTGGGCGAACGCTATCTGGTCTCGCCGCAAGTGACTTTGTTCGTGAAGCAGGCGGTGGGCCGCCGCGTCACATTGGACGGCGAAGTGCGCGAACCCGGCCTCTATCCGGTCGAAGGGCGGCTGACCCTGTTGCAGGCCATCGCCCTGGCGAAGGGGCCGACCCGGCTGGCGGGGCTCAACCAGGTCGTCGTCGTGCGCCAGCTGGACGGCCAGCGGCAGGCCGCTCTGTTCGATCTGGCCGCCATTCGCAAGGGGCGTGCGCCCGATCCTGAAATCCTGCCGGGCGACATGGTCATCGTCGGCCTGTCGCGCGCCAAGGCGATAGTGGGCGGCGCACTGCTGGCCGTGCCCGCGCTCGCCACCGGCTTCATTGCGCTGGACGGAAATCGCTGA
- a CDS encoding SRPBCC family protein, producing MTAQVRHLSMGIAVPLARAYAFARRPENFPRWAAGLSATLHESDDGWVADTPAGEALVLFTPANDFGILDHRVRLAGRPDIYIPLRMIEHGAGTEVIFTLLRQPDVDDAAFEADAQAVTADLRTLKALLEAAPAG from the coding sequence ATGACGGCACAGGTCCGCCACCTGAGCATGGGCATCGCCGTGCCTCTGGCGCGGGCCTATGCCTTCGCACGGCGGCCGGAAAATTTTCCGCGCTGGGCCGCCGGCCTGTCCGCGACCCTGCATGAAAGCGATGATGGCTGGGTCGCGGATACGCCCGCGGGCGAAGCGCTGGTGCTGTTCACACCGGCCAATGATTTCGGCATCCTCGACCATCGCGTGCGGCTGGCGGGCAGGCCGGACATCTATATCCCGCTGCGGATGATCGAACATGGCGCCGGGACCGAGGTAATCTTCACTTTGCTGCGCCAGCCGGACGTGGACGATGCGGCGTTCGAGGCCGATGCGCAGGCCGTGACGGCGGACCTGCGCACGCTCAAAGCCTTGCTGGAAGCGGCGCCTGCCGGTTGA
- the purS gene encoding phosphoribosylformylglycinamidine synthase subunit PurS, giving the protein MKARIFVTLKGGVLDPQGRAIHHALDGLGFGGVNDVRAGKLIELDLADDTSDEDIDAMCRKLLANTVIENYRIEKVA; this is encoded by the coding sequence ATGAAAGCCCGCATCTTCGTCACTCTCAAGGGCGGCGTCCTCGATCCCCAGGGGCGGGCCATCCATCATGCGCTCGACGGGCTGGGCTTTGGCGGCGTCAACGACGTGCGCGCGGGCAAGCTGATCGAACTGGACCTGGCCGACGACACCAGCGACGAGGATATCGACGCCATGTGCCGCAAGCTGCTGGCCAATACGGTGATCGAAAACTATCGCATCGAAAAGGTGGCCTGA